The Prosthecobacter sp. genome has a segment encoding these proteins:
- a CDS encoding C4-type zinc ribbon domain-containing protein, producing the protein MLPDITKLIQLQERDQRIRALQKDLKDIPNLQARAKTQLAGDQAAVEAANLAMKEVEVKIKSIQLDVQTRQLSIKRLHDQQFETRKNDEFAALGHEIKRYEAEVTKLEDGELDQMEALETAKAKLKEAQAKLAETQKRVTEEIKNLDERAVGVKKRLEDLNAERATLAAPIDPDALDLYTRIFIKKGDAAIVPMENAMCGGCHMKVVVGVIQSLKQSESLTQCEACGRILYLVE; encoded by the coding sequence GAAACTCATCCAGCTTCAGGAACGCGATCAACGCATCCGCGCGCTGCAAAAAGATCTCAAAGACATCCCCAACCTGCAAGCCAGGGCAAAAACGCAGCTCGCCGGTGATCAGGCCGCCGTCGAGGCCGCGAATCTGGCGATGAAGGAAGTCGAGGTGAAGATCAAGAGCATCCAGCTCGATGTGCAAACACGCCAGCTTTCGATCAAGCGCCTGCACGACCAGCAGTTCGAGACGCGCAAAAACGACGAGTTCGCCGCCCTCGGCCATGAGATCAAACGTTACGAGGCGGAAGTCACCAAACTCGAAGACGGTGAGCTCGACCAGATGGAGGCGCTCGAAACCGCCAAGGCCAAACTCAAGGAAGCCCAGGCCAAACTGGCCGAGACACAGAAGCGTGTGACCGAGGAAATCAAGAACCTCGACGAACGTGCGGTGGGCGTGAAGAAGCGCCTCGAAGACCTCAACGCCGAGCGCGCCACCCTCGCCGCGCCCATCGACCCGGACGCGCTTGATCTCTACACGCGCATCTTCATCAAGAAAGGCGATGCAGCCATCGTGCCGATGGAAAACGCCATGTGCGGCGGCTGCCACATGAAGGTGGTGGTCGGCGTGATCCAATCACTGAAACAGTCCGAGTCGCTCACGCAGTGCGAAGCCTGTGGCCGCATTCTTTACTTGGTGGAGTAG